Proteins encoded in a region of the Corynebacterium genitalium ATCC 33030 genome:
- a CDS encoding glutamate ABC transporter substrate-binding protein — translation MGARKVFSVSVLAALGALTACTPAPPPPPLPAPDTVHDDVPLPPGADIDIPGLEPESATTTFEWEGSLRPDDKKPEERVPDIVKRGRLIVGVDQSQYLLSFRDNATGELRGFEVDLAREIARDIFGDPDKVDFRFVESTMRTEALQSGQVDVVIRTMSITRERAEKVDFSVPYLDSSVRMLVPAASGIESVEDVGDERVCVADGSNVVDMARSTFPEQEVLRTRTWTDCLMAMQQFQAGFILGDETILAGAAAQDPLTTVTGEAVAEQQYAIGIPKGYDGLTRQVNSTLERVRDDGTWNRIFDDWLGPHIASRSAPALQYRPDEPTEPDAPADTEVEND, via the coding sequence ATGGGCGCGCGGAAGGTCTTCAGTGTCTCGGTGCTCGCCGCGCTGGGCGCGCTCACTGCGTGCACCCCTGCTCCCCCACCGCCTCCGCTGCCGGCGCCCGACACGGTTCATGATGACGTTCCGCTGCCGCCCGGCGCGGACATCGACATCCCTGGCCTTGAGCCGGAGTCGGCGACAACGACCTTCGAGTGGGAGGGCTCGCTGCGTCCGGATGACAAGAAACCGGAGGAGCGTGTGCCGGACATCGTCAAGCGCGGCCGCCTCATCGTGGGTGTGGACCAATCGCAGTACCTGCTCAGCTTCCGCGACAACGCCACCGGTGAGTTGCGCGGCTTCGAAGTCGACTTGGCACGCGAGATCGCCCGCGACATTTTCGGCGACCCCGACAAAGTCGACTTCCGTTTCGTGGAATCCACCATGCGTACCGAAGCTCTGCAAAGCGGGCAGGTGGATGTGGTGATCCGCACGATGTCGATCACGCGCGAGCGGGCGGAGAAGGTGGATTTTTCGGTGCCGTACCTGGATTCGTCCGTACGCATGCTCGTGCCCGCGGCCTCCGGGATCGAGTCCGTGGAGGATGTCGGCGATGAGCGCGTGTGCGTTGCCGACGGTTCCAACGTGGTCGACATGGCGCGCAGCACCTTTCCCGAACAGGAGGTTCTGCGTACCCGCACGTGGACCGACTGTCTCATGGCAATGCAGCAGTTCCAGGCCGGGTTCATTCTTGGCGACGAAACCATCCTCGCCGGCGCCGCCGCCCAAGACCCGCTGACCACGGTCACCGGTGAGGCTGTGGCGGAGCAGCAGTACGCCATCGGCATCCCCAAGGGCTACGACGGGCTGACCCGCCAGGTCAATTCCACGTTAGAGCGCGTGCGTGACGACGGTACCTGGAACCGCATCTTCGACGACTGGCTCGGTCCCCACATCGCCAGCCGGTCCGCCCCCGCTCTGCAATACCGCCCGGACGAACCCACCGAGCCGGACGCACCGGCTGACACGGAGGTTGAGAATGACTGA
- a CDS encoding NUDIX domain-containing protein, whose product MEGDGNGWVDGPGGKPVWGKHGAAGLFLRAGDAVLLQHRAHWVADGGTWALPGGARDSHETVEEAALRETVEECGVDTALIEVEHAIVTAGEDPGWTYTTVLAHTTTGEPIPLEPNAESMELRWVPLNEIRQFPLHAGFESSLSVLLWHAKAHD is encoded by the coding sequence ATGGAAGGCGACGGAAACGGATGGGTTGACGGCCCCGGCGGTAAGCCGGTGTGGGGCAAGCACGGCGCGGCGGGCCTGTTCCTCCGCGCCGGGGACGCGGTGCTGCTGCAACACCGTGCGCACTGGGTTGCCGATGGCGGTACGTGGGCCCTGCCCGGCGGCGCCCGCGACTCCCACGAGACCGTCGAAGAGGCAGCGCTGCGCGAAACGGTGGAGGAGTGCGGCGTGGACACCGCGCTCATCGAGGTCGAGCATGCCATCGTCACCGCCGGCGAAGACCCCGGCTGGACCTACACGACCGTGCTGGCCCACACGACCACCGGCGAACCGATTCCCCTCGAGCCCAACGCGGAATCTATGGAGTTGCGTTGGGTTCCGCTGAATGAAATCCGTCAGTTTCCGCTTCATGCGGGGTTCGAGTCGTCGTTAAGCGTGCTTCTATGGCACGCTAAAGCGCATGATTGA
- a CDS encoding ABC transporter ATP-binding protein — MIEVSHLTKEYGQVRAVDDLTFAVEPGVVTGFLGPNGAGKSTTMRMILGLDEPTSGTALIDGSPYRSLRGPLRKVGALLDAKAIHPNRSARNSLLWQAQASGIPASRVDEVLDLVGLTSVAGKKAGGFSLGMGQRLGIAAAMLGDPEYLILDEPVNGLDPEGIRWVRELLRRFAAEGRTVLVSSHLLAEMAQTADRLVVIGKGRLVASGSVNDFIKENSAVTTVIRSPHLAEFSAALSTEGIQFQQTTDPDGRPVLEIPGRSSEEMGQLAFSVGVMVTELTERRASLEDAYIRRTEGAVEYQAAPGAVAPQGAGAGAGAAPARPSQPAPREPQDRTRRGGTHRA, encoded by the coding sequence ATGATTGAAGTCTCTCACCTGACTAAAGAATACGGTCAGGTCCGTGCGGTCGACGACCTCACATTCGCAGTCGAACCGGGCGTGGTCACCGGCTTCCTCGGGCCGAACGGCGCAGGTAAATCCACCACAATGCGGATGATCCTCGGCCTGGATGAGCCGACGTCAGGCACCGCGCTTATCGACGGCTCCCCCTACCGCTCCCTCCGCGGCCCCCTGCGCAAGGTCGGCGCCTTGCTGGATGCGAAGGCGATCCACCCGAACCGCTCGGCGCGCAACTCGCTGCTGTGGCAGGCGCAGGCGTCCGGGATTCCGGCGTCCCGTGTTGACGAGGTGCTTGACCTCGTCGGTCTGACCAGCGTCGCCGGGAAGAAAGCCGGCGGGTTCTCGCTGGGTATGGGGCAGCGCCTCGGCATCGCGGCGGCGATGCTCGGCGACCCCGAGTACCTCATTCTTGACGAGCCCGTCAACGGCCTCGACCCCGAAGGCATCCGCTGGGTGCGCGAACTGCTGCGCCGCTTCGCCGCCGAAGGGCGCACCGTGCTCGTGTCCTCGCACCTGCTGGCCGAAATGGCGCAGACCGCCGACCGGCTCGTAGTGATCGGAAAGGGGCGGCTGGTCGCCTCCGGCTCCGTGAACGACTTCATCAAGGAGAACTCCGCCGTCACCACCGTCATCCGCTCCCCGCACCTGGCCGAGTTCTCCGCCGCCCTGAGCACCGAGGGCATCCAGTTCCAGCAGACTACCGACCCCGACGGCCGCCCCGTGCTGGAAATCCCCGGCCGGTCGTCGGAGGAGATGGGCCAGCTGGCCTTCTCCGTCGGCGTGATGGTCACCGAGCTCACCGAGCGCCGCGCCTCCCTCGAGGACGCCTACATCCGCCGCACCGAAGGAGCGGTGGAGTACCAGGCAGCGCCCGGGGCGGTCGCGCCGCAGGGTGCTGGCGCTGGTGCTGGTGCTGCACCTGCACGGCCCTCGCAGCCTGCGCCGCGTGAGCCGCAGGACCGTACCCGTAGAGGAGGCACCCACCGTGCTTAA
- a CDS encoding ABC transporter permease: MLKTMLSEWTKLRTTASFWWTSGLALLFSIAWAVLMASLDNPDSPTYGGASAIMGFNSFGLMTLLIQAIMVVTTEYRFKVNSTNYTLTPQRWQVGLAKLLVYGIFAAIFSVVTIMLCFIVGDLIAANPIEWWDNPFVRRSLWVIPLTTFMAVMLVQGIGWIVRATAGALAIYLGWQLVLEPALAMIPRVGRNIQTYAPFMNLQFFTANMNNPGPDPLDTAGALPLWQSFVLFAVWAIVLYVIGLILLEKRDA; this comes from the coding sequence GTGCTTAAGACCATGCTTTCGGAGTGGACAAAGCTCCGCACCACCGCTTCTTTCTGGTGGACCTCTGGTTTGGCGCTGTTGTTCTCGATTGCTTGGGCTGTGCTCATGGCCAGTCTGGACAACCCCGACAGCCCGACATATGGCGGCGCATCTGCCATCATGGGATTCAATTCCTTCGGCCTGATGACGCTGTTGATCCAGGCCATCATGGTGGTCACCACCGAGTACCGGTTCAAGGTGAACTCGACGAACTACACTCTGACGCCGCAGCGGTGGCAGGTCGGCCTGGCGAAGCTGCTCGTGTACGGCATTTTCGCAGCGATCTTCTCCGTGGTAACGATCATGCTGTGCTTCATTGTCGGTGACCTCATCGCCGCCAACCCGATTGAGTGGTGGGACAACCCCTTCGTCCGCCGGTCGCTGTGGGTCATCCCGCTGACCACGTTCATGGCGGTCATGCTCGTCCAGGGCATTGGCTGGATCGTCCGCGCCACCGCTGGCGCGCTGGCCATTTACCTTGGTTGGCAGCTTGTGCTGGAGCCGGCGCTGGCCATGATCCCGAGGGTCGGCCGCAACATCCAGACTTACGCCCCGTTCATGAACTTGCAGTTCTTCACGGCGAACATGAACAACCCGGGTCCGGACCCGCTCGACACGGCAGGTGCCCTTCCGTTGTGGCAGTCGTTCGTGCTCTTCGCGGTGTGGGCGATTGTCCTTTACGTGATCGGGCTGATCCTGCTGGAGAAGCGCGACGCCTAG
- a CDS encoding phospholipase D-like domain-containing protein, producing MSLATWQLVLMVIDYTIKFAVIGVIPENRKPSSANAWLLVILLIPFLGLPIYFFLGSTFLSRRRHRIQREANAMLNDVHTSFPDYPSAASVSGEVATMAHLNRTLTGFPALDGHVKHLWSDYSATMRRLASTIDGATSHVHVEIYAMAWDKTTGQVWEAMERAVARGVKVRVLFDHIGSWKYPDFRTFKRRMTEAGIEWHMMLPLQPLRGKFRRPDLRNHRKLMVIDDEVAFMGSFNLIDRTYLMPGHVKHGRQWVDAFVELTGPIVASLESMFAVDWYTEAGEILEISAPHDPDPATLEDQNVLQLIPSGPGYTTEPNLRMFNTLIHHARHRLILCSPYFVPDDSMLEAITTACYRGVRVDLLVGEKADQFMVNHAQSAYYQQLLEAGVHIWQFPAPYVLHTKFAIADPVALTYPDAGEPKPGTARAGDVAKTPTESADLPRGASVEAHAATSGADHAGHEGGAGSEASTSGNVQRAPDAAHLNEIAIMGSSNMDMRSFSLNYENSLFILQGPLITDLCELASAYLSVSRQLTLDEWKKRPWSRRYIDNVMKLTSALQ from the coding sequence ATGAGCCTCGCCACCTGGCAACTCGTACTGATGGTGATTGACTACACCATCAAATTCGCCGTCATCGGCGTCATCCCGGAAAACCGCAAACCGTCCAGCGCGAACGCGTGGCTGCTGGTCATCCTGCTCATTCCGTTCCTCGGGCTGCCGATTTATTTCTTCCTCGGCTCGACATTTCTGTCGCGGCGGCGTCACCGCATTCAGCGGGAGGCCAACGCGATGCTTAACGACGTCCACACCTCCTTCCCCGACTACCCCTCCGCCGCATCAGTATCCGGCGAGGTGGCGACGATGGCCCACCTCAACCGGACCTTGACGGGCTTCCCAGCGCTGGACGGCCACGTCAAGCACCTCTGGTCCGACTATTCGGCGACAATGCGACGGTTGGCCTCGACGATCGACGGGGCGACCTCGCACGTGCACGTCGAGATTTATGCCATGGCCTGGGACAAGACGACCGGGCAAGTGTGGGAGGCGATGGAGCGGGCAGTCGCGCGCGGCGTGAAAGTCCGGGTTCTGTTCGACCACATCGGCTCCTGGAAGTACCCCGACTTCCGCACATTCAAACGGCGGATGACGGAGGCTGGGATCGAGTGGCACATGATGCTGCCGCTGCAGCCGCTGCGCGGCAAATTCCGCCGGCCGGACCTGCGCAACCACCGCAAACTCATGGTCATTGATGATGAGGTCGCGTTCATGGGGTCGTTCAACCTCATCGACCGGACGTACCTCATGCCCGGCCACGTCAAGCACGGCCGCCAATGGGTCGATGCGTTTGTGGAGCTCACCGGGCCGATCGTCGCCTCGCTCGAGTCCATGTTCGCCGTCGATTGGTACACCGAAGCCGGCGAGATCCTCGAGATCTCCGCCCCGCACGACCCGGACCCCGCCACCCTCGAAGACCAGAACGTCCTCCAGCTCATCCCCTCCGGCCCCGGTTACACCACCGAGCCGAACCTGCGGATGTTCAACACCTTGATCCACCACGCCCGCCACCGGCTCATTCTCTGCTCCCCCTACTTCGTGCCCGACGATTCCATGCTCGAAGCCATCACGACCGCCTGCTACCGCGGCGTGCGCGTCGACCTCCTCGTCGGCGAGAAAGCCGACCAGTTCATGGTCAACCACGCTCAATCCGCCTACTACCAGCAGCTTCTGGAAGCCGGCGTGCACATCTGGCAGTTCCCCGCCCCCTACGTGCTGCACACCAAGTTCGCCATCGCGGACCCCGTCGCGCTGACCTATCCGGACGCAGGCGAGCCAAAGCCAGGCACTGCCCGGGCGGGGGATGTTGCCAAAACCCCTACAGAATCGGCTGACCTGCCGCGCGGCGCATCGGTCGAAGCTCACGCCGCTACGAGTGGGGCCGATCATGCGGGGCATGAGGGGGGTGCTGGGTCGGAGGCGTCGACAAGCGGAAATGTGCAACGGGCGCCAGACGCCGCGCACCTGAACGAGATCGCGATCATGGGCTCGTCCAACATGGACATGCGCTCGTTCTCGCTGAACTACGAAAACAGCCTGTTCATCCTGCAAGGGCCGCTGATCACCGACCTCTGCGAGCTCGCCTCCGCGTACCTGTCCGTGTCCCGGCAGCTCACGCTCGACGAGTGGAAGAAGCGGCCGTGGTCGCGCAGGTACATCGACAACGTGATGAAGCTGACCTCGGCGCTGCAATAG
- a CDS encoding exodeoxyribonuclease III — translation MRVATWNINSVRTRIDRAVAFLERNDVDVLAMQETKCSDDKFPYSAFEAAGYDVAHVGYHQWNGVAIISRVGLENVRDGFDGQPGFNKEPDAPQDREARAVAATCGGVEVWSLYVPNGREIGDRHYDYKLEFLWRLAEQIDPSTPQVFCGDYNIAPTDKDVWDRAFFEGKTHVTEPERAAFEALLEAGLNQATHPEPYSYWDYKGMRFQKGEGMLIDFQLSGLEGAGFVDTHEREGKGTSDHAPVVVDYDLTRLQLDEVR, via the coding sequence ATGCGAGTAGCTACATGGAACATCAACTCGGTACGTACCCGGATCGACCGGGCCGTCGCCTTTCTGGAGCGCAATGATGTCGACGTCCTGGCCATGCAGGAAACGAAATGCTCCGACGACAAGTTCCCCTACTCGGCGTTTGAGGCCGCGGGGTACGATGTCGCGCACGTCGGCTACCACCAGTGGAACGGTGTGGCGATCATCTCCCGCGTCGGGCTCGAGAACGTGCGCGACGGGTTCGACGGCCAGCCAGGCTTCAACAAGGAACCCGACGCCCCGCAGGACCGCGAGGCCCGCGCCGTCGCCGCGACCTGCGGCGGCGTCGAAGTGTGGAGCCTCTACGTCCCCAACGGCCGCGAGATCGGCGACCGCCACTACGACTACAAACTCGAGTTCCTCTGGCGCCTCGCCGAGCAGATCGACCCCTCCACACCCCAGGTCTTCTGCGGCGACTACAACATCGCCCCGACCGACAAAGACGTCTGGGACCGCGCCTTCTTCGAGGGAAAAACCCACGTCACCGAGCCGGAGCGCGCCGCCTTCGAAGCCCTGCTCGAGGCCGGCCTGAACCAAGCCACCCACCCCGAGCCCTACTCCTACTGGGATTACAAGGGCATGCGCTTCCAAAAAGGCGAGGGGATGCTCATTGATTTCCAGTTGTCGGGGTTGGAGGGGGCTGGATTCGTCGATACGCATGAGCGTGAGGGCAAGGGCACGAGCGACCACGCACCCGTCGTCGTGGATTACGACCTGACGCGGCTGCAGTTGGACGAGGTCCGATGA
- a CDS encoding GNAT family N-acetyltransferase, with translation MFRAEPLSPGDRVVVRRRFGNHATDVIGHIEALDPLVIRPQKVGGLPSEAEALTIPAEDILVLRRLSPRRIRNSDIRAVETAYARAFPGQERMLIDGWLTRSGSSIAERSNSATPIGHSAGFQPVPLAEITAFYAERGMPVQLLIPERIGKPAADLVAREQGAGGAGWELGPEIITMTRELAGEDAETEPGALASGFTFRIDSQPSDDWLSMYHFRGQPLPPEALAELRDGIEGEMGFGSLLDTQGNVVAVTRGTITESDDGRAWLGYSAVEVAPEYRRRGLGTLLGGRMLEWGTRRGADAAYLQVLATNDAGIGLYDKLGFTEHHRHRYARLG, from the coding sequence GTGTTCCGCGCTGAACCCCTCTCCCCGGGCGACCGGGTGGTGGTGCGCCGCCGCTTCGGCAACCACGCCACGGACGTCATCGGCCACATCGAGGCGCTCGACCCGCTGGTCATCCGCCCGCAGAAAGTCGGCGGCCTGCCGTCCGAGGCGGAAGCGCTGACCATCCCGGCCGAGGACATCCTGGTCCTCCGCCGCCTCAGCCCGCGCCGCATCCGCAATTCCGACATCCGCGCCGTCGAAACCGCGTACGCCCGCGCGTTCCCCGGCCAAGAGCGCATGCTCATCGACGGCTGGCTCACCCGCTCCGGTTCCTCCATCGCCGAACGCTCCAACTCGGCCACCCCGATCGGGCATTCGGCTGGTTTTCAACCGGTTCCGCTCGCCGAGATCACTGCGTTCTATGCCGAGCGGGGGATGCCGGTGCAGTTGTTGATTCCGGAGCGCATCGGCAAGCCGGCGGCCGACTTGGTCGCACGCGAGCAGGGTGCGGGTGGTGCGGGCTGGGAGCTCGGGCCGGAGATCATCACGATGACGCGTGAGCTCGCCGGCGAAGACGCGGAGACCGAGCCCGGCGCGCTGGCCAGCGGGTTCACCTTCCGCATCGACTCCCAGCCCTCCGACGACTGGCTGTCGATGTACCACTTCCGCGGCCAGCCGTTGCCGCCGGAAGCCCTGGCAGAGTTGCGTGACGGGATTGAGGGGGAGATGGGGTTCGGCTCCCTCCTCGACACGCAGGGCAACGTCGTCGCGGTCACCCGCGGCACGATCACCGAGTCCGATGACGGCCGCGCCTGGCTGGGGTATTCCGCAGTCGAAGTCGCGCCGGAGTACCGCAGGCGCGGGCTTGGCACACTGCTGGGTGGGCGCATGCTCGAGTGGGGTACGCGGCGCGGGGCCGACGCGGCGTACCTCCAGGTCCTGGCGACCAACGACGCAGGCATCGGCCTTTACGACAAGCTGGGCTTCACCGAGCACCACCGCCACCGCTACGCCCGGCTAGGGTAG
- a CDS encoding peptide deformylase, producing the protein MIRPIVIHGDPVLHTPTEPVTEPVAELKELIADMHETMDAANGVGLAANQIGVNKRLFVYHCPDGDTMRRGTVINPVLETSDIPKTMPKDDGEDDEGCLSVPGESFPTARAEWAKVTGLDENGDPVEVEGTGFFARCLQHEVGHLDGYVYLDVLTGRYKREAKRAVKANGWTEAGNTWLPGTDEDPFGH; encoded by the coding sequence ATGATCCGACCGATTGTCATACACGGTGACCCCGTCCTGCACACGCCGACCGAGCCTGTCACTGAGCCGGTCGCGGAGCTCAAAGAGCTCATCGCCGACATGCACGAGACGATGGACGCGGCGAACGGCGTGGGGCTGGCCGCGAATCAGATCGGCGTGAATAAGCGCTTGTTCGTGTACCACTGCCCAGATGGCGATACGATGCGCCGCGGCACGGTGATCAATCCGGTGCTGGAGACCAGCGATATCCCGAAGACGATGCCAAAGGACGACGGCGAAGACGACGAAGGTTGCCTTTCCGTCCCCGGCGAGTCCTTCCCGACGGCGCGCGCCGAGTGGGCGAAGGTCACCGGCCTCGACGAGAACGGCGACCCAGTCGAGGTCGAGGGCACCGGTTTCTTCGCGCGCTGCCTGCAGCATGAGGTCGGCCACCTGGACGGGTACGTGTACCTGGACGTTCTCACCGGCCGGTACAAGCGCGAGGCGAAGCGCGCGGTGAAGGCGAACGGGTGGACTGAGGCCGGCAACACGTGGCTGCCGGGCACCGACGAGGACCCGTTCGGGCACTAG
- a CDS encoding DUF3263 domain-containing protein, with protein sequence MDPTDLTILDFADRAPRSLGAREEAIRVELGMSPFRYYQKLNTLIDDPTALSHNPQLIRRLQRLRDARALGRDAG encoded by the coding sequence ATGGACCCCACCGACCTGACCATCCTCGACTTCGCGGACCGCGCGCCCCGCAGCCTCGGCGCGCGCGAAGAAGCCATCCGGGTTGAGCTGGGCATGTCGCCGTTCAGGTACTACCAAAAGCTCAACACACTTATCGACGACCCCACCGCCCTCTCCCACAACCCCCAACTCATCCGCAGACTCCAGAGGCTGCGCGACGCCCGCGCCCTCGGCCGCGACGCAGGGTAG
- a CDS encoding LytR C-terminal domain-containing protein, whose translation MTNVNSGKPGTFDRSSHLYSDRYDEISDGSFGEAYEEYYDTPLEPDAPATPAERASSGGRHRRRDEDDYDFGASAGAVSAAGAAGTVGAAGASAYTGGDLHTRDAAYGDTVYSDRGYGGRDYVDDYSNGEFAEAEYPEEEYADGYPADEYVDQYEDAYDDRTVMVPAVRASRSERAGSSAVAAGSVPKRGLAMILIAVAALLGLWGLYAMMQKDNSGDVAQEQTPEQVQNANGQNSSNVPSGHDGNELDPAAQNDSRQNASNDSAQTNQADNRTPEGAAPAASGQAMTAENETINVYNNSTVPNLAAEVSDQLKGQGVQVGEVGNIGEQQAVLEQNTVFFDPATPGAEERARVLADRVGGVAKANDPTVPSEANNPGSLTLVLTGPVNL comes from the coding sequence GTGACTAATGTGAACTCTGGTAAACCTGGCACCTTCGATCGTTCGTCGCACCTTTACTCCGACCGGTACGACGAAATTTCCGACGGCTCCTTCGGCGAAGCCTACGAGGAGTACTACGACACCCCTCTAGAACCGGACGCGCCGGCTACTCCGGCTGAGCGCGCATCTTCGGGCGGTAGGCACCGCCGCCGCGACGAGGACGATTATGACTTCGGCGCCTCGGCTGGAGCAGTAAGCGCGGCTGGTGCAGCTGGCACCGTTGGTGCAGCTGGAGCGAGCGCGTACACCGGCGGTGACCTTCACACCCGTGACGCTGCTTACGGCGACACCGTTTATAGCGACCGCGGATACGGCGGCCGCGATTACGTCGATGATTACTCCAACGGCGAGTTTGCCGAGGCAGAGTACCCCGAGGAAGAGTACGCAGACGGTTACCCGGCTGACGAGTACGTCGACCAGTACGAGGACGCGTATGACGATCGGACGGTGATGGTGCCGGCGGTGCGGGCGTCGAGAAGCGAAAGGGCAGGTAGCTCCGCTGTCGCCGCAGGTAGTGTGCCTAAGCGTGGCCTCGCGATGATCCTGATTGCCGTTGCCGCGCTGCTCGGACTGTGGGGCCTCTACGCGATGATGCAGAAGGATAATTCCGGCGACGTCGCGCAGGAGCAGACCCCGGAGCAGGTGCAGAACGCGAACGGCCAGAACAGCTCGAACGTGCCGAGCGGCCACGACGGCAACGAGCTGGATCCGGCTGCGCAGAACGACAGCCGGCAGAACGCGAGTAACGACAGCGCCCAGACCAACCAGGCCGACAACCGCACTCCGGAAGGCGCTGCGCCGGCGGCCAGCGGCCAGGCGATGACGGCTGAGAACGAGACGATCAACGTCTACAACAACTCCACCGTCCCGAACCTCGCAGCCGAGGTGTCTGACCAGCTCAAGGGGCAGGGTGTGCAGGTCGGTGAGGTCGGCAACATTGGTGAGCAGCAGGCCGTCCTCGAGCAGAACACCGTCTTCTTCGACCCGGCGACCCCGGGTGCGGAGGAGCGGGCGCGGGTGCTGGCGGACCGCGTTGGGGGTGTCGCTAAGGCGAACGACCCGACCGTGCCGAGCGAAGCGAACAACCCTGGTTCCCTGACGCTGGTTCTGACCGGCCCGGTGAACCTCTAG